The following proteins come from a genomic window of Polaribacter dokdonensis:
- a CDS encoding response regulator, with protein MNKSDIKILLVDDEPDILEIVGYNLRNEGYQVFTAENGQEAIKSAKKNTPHLILLDIMMPEMDGIEACEKIRKIKSLENVIIAFLTARGEDYSQVAGFEAGADDYITKPIKPKVLVSKIKSLLRRLKNEEESEETLKIGDIVIDRDEYVVYKAGKKIALPRKEFELFSLLTSKPSKVFKREVILDTVWGNEVVVGGRTIDVHIRKLREKIGDDHFKTVKGVGYKFVLKD; from the coding sequence ATGAATAAAAGTGACATTAAGATTTTACTAGTAGATGATGAACCAGATATTTTAGAAATTGTTGGTTACAATTTAAGAAATGAGGGTTACCAAGTTTTTACGGCTGAAAATGGCCAAGAAGCCATAAAGTCTGCAAAGAAAAACACACCTCATTTAATTCTTTTAGATATTATGATGCCTGAAATGGATGGTATTGAAGCTTGTGAAAAAATTAGAAAAATTAAATCATTAGAAAATGTAATTATTGCTTTTTTAACAGCTAGAGGTGAAGATTACTCGCAAGTTGCAGGTTTTGAAGCTGGTGCAGATGATTATATTACGAAACCTATTAAGCCAAAAGTATTAGTGAGTAAAATTAAATCTCTTTTACGTAGACTAAAGAATGAAGAAGAGAGTGAAGAAACGCTTAAAATTGGTGACATTGTAATTGATAGAGATGAGTATGTAGTTTATAAAGCAGGTAAAAAAATAGCTTTACCAAGAAAAGAGTTTGAGCTTTTCTCGCTATTAACCTCTAAACCAAGTAAAGTATTTAAAAGAGAAGTTATTTTAGATACAGTTTGGGGAAATGAAGTGGTTGTTGGTGGTAGAACTATTGATGTGCATATTAGAAAATTAAGAGAGAAAATTGGTGATGATCATTTTAAGACTGTAAAAGGTGTAGGTTATAAATTTGTATTAAAAGACTAA